From a single Aythya fuligula isolate bAytFul2 chromosome 16, bAytFul2.pri, whole genome shotgun sequence genomic region:
- the BCAS1 gene encoding breast carcinoma-amplified sequence 1 isoform X1, whose protein sequence is MQCNNQLLLQEGAMGNTVSVPEEVKEDSACPVISYQALPESPTSVKNGSAVFVQAHPPAKNGGVDAKASVARDNAAASSPKTKEQSAGAAGGEVAGSTASRALPSAKPLSVFAFSWSVPGRTEDPASDSSVGSAKLDVSSEAPNVNKAPSDSTALPTAAAPQPGTHKILAQAQSASVPHHSSLAAPGIPDGESTATPKPKQVNFFDKIFKLEKGKERSQEQTPTQKETRALDAPDGCSEVQEAARSQRTSNGIPPGKEIDDRNRSDLRQDLASGNSLAAEQPAKSEVNQDSPQAAAAVDNHSVMSFFKTLVSPSKAETKSEPEDKGSKAEKGHGGQPAPKTVPESQTKGAKKKKAESPKLGHSTFSKLFRHKAAKETQQTTNTKSTEQQPVSSVKSDKNVPSSQELQTAKQNTKAPEPAAQQQAAATEAPKEVTKEKASSTPMPLSKLFWKKNTSEEAEIISNEKTDASSEAVAPDKDEKSPEATEVKPRKEESKTPKANLRKFFKLSGKGDGGTTRSEEVNGPSPSHQTSNSTERPVATAESEPVGQKSKESSKDKKSTVELSKQKGSKQEAREQPDSREQQTAETDSIQNGGDTSKEPSSYKRTEKRQSLGGFFKSLGSKRMSDAEVQTDPVSILPAGKSK, encoded by the exons TTGATGCGAAGGCAAGTGTTGCGCGGGATAATGCGGCCGCTTCTTCCCCAAAGACAAAGGAGCAGAGCGCCGGCGCTGCAGGCGGGGAGGTTGCTgggagcactgccagcagggcCCTGCCATCTGCTAAACCCCTCTCTGTCTTCGCGTTTTCATGGTCTGTACCAGGGCGTACTGAAGATCCAGCATCAGACTCATCAGTTGGATCGGCGAAGCTTGATGTCAGCTCGGAGGCGCCCAACGTGAACAAAGCGCCAAGTGACAGCACGGCCTTGCCCACGGCAGCTGCGCCACAGCCTGGCACCCATAAAATCCTGGcccaggcccagtcagcatcAGTGCCTCACCACAGCAGCCTAGCAGCACCTGGGATACCTGACGGAGAATCTACAGCCACACCGAAGCCAAAACAAGTAAACTTTTTTGACAAGATCTTCAAactggagaaggggaaggaaaggagccAAGAGCAGACTCCCACCCAGAAGGAAACAAGGGCTTTAGACGCTCCCGACGGGTGCAGTGAAGTGCAAGAAGCTGCCAGATCACAGAGAACTTCAAATGGCATCCCACCGGGGAAG gaGATAGATGACCGCAACCGAAGCGACCTACGGCAGGACTTGGCAAGTGGCAACAGTCTTGCTGCTGAGCAACCTGCAAAGTCAGAGGTAAACCAAGAcagcccccaggcagctgctgcagtggacAACCACTCCGTCATGAGTTTCTTTAAAACACTG GTCTCACCAAGCAAAGCTGAAACCAAAAGTGAACCTGAAGACAAG GGATCGAAAGCAGAAAAAGGCCATGGTGGGCAACCTGCTCCGAAGACGGTGCCAGAATCCCAGACTAAAGGAGCcaagaaaaagaaggcagagaGTCCCAAGCTAGGACACAGTACTTTTAGCAAACTCTTTAGGCATAAG GCTGCAAAGGAGACCCAACAGACAACTAACACCAAA aGCACTGAACAGCAGCCTGTTAGCTCAGTGAAATCAGACAAAAATGTCCCTTCCTCTCAAGAGCTGCAGACAGCTAAGCAGAATACAAAAGCCCCCGagcctgctgcccagcagcaggcagcagccactgAAGCCCCCAAAGAGGTGACGAAGGAGAAAGCATCATCCACTCCCATGCCACTGAGCAAACTCTTTTGGAAAAAG AACACATCGGAAGAAGCAGAGATCataagcaatgaaaaaacagaTGCATCTTCAGAAGCTGTGGCTCCTGACAAAGACGAGAAAAGCCCAGAAGCAACAGAAGTGAAAcctagaaaagaagaaagcaaaaccccCAAAGCAAACCTAAGGAAGTTTTTCAAACTG TCAGGCAAGGGTGATGGAGGGACAACCCGTTCAGAAGAGGTAAATGGCCCAAGCCCCAGTCACCAA ACATCAAACTCCACAGAGAGGCCAGTTGCCACAGCTGAAAGTGAACCTGTGGGCCAAAAGAGCAAAGAGAGTTCAAAAGACAAGAAGTCGACAGTGGAGCTGAGCAAGCAGAAAGGCAGCAAACAGGAAGCCAGAGAGCAGCCAGACTCCAGGGAGCAGCAAACAGCCGAGACCGACTCCATCCAGAACGGAGGAGACACTTCAAAGGAACCCTCCTCCTACAAGAGGACAGAGAAGAGGCAGTCACTTGGAGGGTTTTTTAAGAGCCTT GGTTCCAAAAGGATGTCTGATGCCGAAGTGCAAACAGATCCAGTGTCTATCCTACCTGCTGGGAAATCCAAGTAA